A single window of Mycolicibacterium madagascariense DNA harbors:
- a CDS encoding RNA polymerase sigma factor, which produces MSTDRPLADAGDAALVSAAALGDRAAFEVVVHRYGPMLYRYARRMLANEQDVADAVQETFVAAWRQLDTFRGQSSLKTWLFSICARKIVDSYRVKRAVPIDDLALQTHPSTGPDDDPFAHASSTEFLTALERALEELPPRQRAAWVLRQIEDMTFPQIGDILGLTPDTARGHHFRATRTLRERLRRWK; this is translated from the coding sequence GTGAGCACCGACCGGCCCCTGGCCGACGCCGGCGACGCAGCACTGGTCAGCGCCGCCGCGCTGGGGGATCGCGCCGCGTTCGAGGTGGTGGTGCACCGGTACGGCCCCATGCTCTACCGCTATGCCCGGCGGATGCTCGCCAACGAGCAGGACGTCGCCGACGCCGTACAGGAGACCTTCGTCGCCGCGTGGCGCCAGCTCGACACCTTTCGCGGCCAGTCCTCGCTCAAGACCTGGCTGTTCTCGATCTGCGCGCGCAAGATCGTCGACAGCTACCGGGTCAAGCGCGCCGTGCCCATCGACGACCTCGCCCTACAGACGCACCCGTCGACGGGGCCGGACGACGATCCGTTCGCCCACGCGTCATCCACCGAATTCCTGACGGCCCTGGAACGCGCACTCGAAGAACTCCCCCCGCGTCAGCGCGCGGCCTGGGTACTCAGGCAGATCGAGGACATGACGTTCCCCCAAATCGGGGACATACTCGGGTTGACCCCCGATACGGCCCGCGGTCACCATTTCCGCGCCACCCGCACGCTGCGGGAGAGATTGAGGAGGTGGAAGTGA
- a CDS encoding Asp23/Gls24 family envelope stress response protein encodes MTSTQPVGTQGTDVSTRSEATLVSTHGKTTIADTVVSKIAGIAAKEVHGVYALGGGASRVVGALRERIPGASVNHSQGVSVEVGEKQAAVDLDIVAEYGVSIADLANGLRRNVIAAIERMTGLEVTEVNVTVHDVHLEDDDEGADEPATVRVQ; translated from the coding sequence ATGACCAGCACCCAGCCCGTGGGAACCCAGGGCACCGACGTCAGCACCCGCAGCGAAGCCACCCTGGTGAGCACGCACGGCAAGACCACCATCGCCGACACCGTGGTCTCCAAGATCGCCGGCATCGCCGCGAAGGAAGTCCACGGCGTCTACGCCCTCGGCGGCGGCGCCTCCCGGGTGGTCGGCGCGCTGCGCGAGCGCATCCCGGGTGCCAGCGTCAACCACTCCCAGGGCGTCTCGGTCGAGGTCGGCGAGAAGCAGGCCGCGGTCGACCTGGACATCGTCGCCGAGTACGGCGTCTCGATCGCCGACCTGGCCAACGGACTGCGCCGCAACGTCATCGCCGCGATCGAGCGGATGACCGGTCTCGAAGTGACCGAGGTCAACGTGACGGTCCACGACGTCCACCTCGAGGACGACGACGAGGGCGCGGACGAGCCCGCGACCGTCCGCGTGCAGTAG
- a CDS encoding Asp23/Gls24 family envelope stress response protein: MTEMADVVAAAVLGVPGVAELNAGMFGEVGTYLPGRRVAGIRLGDDVTEVHVSLVFGAPVRETAARIREVVGTITKGPVDVTVEDVVAPTAP, translated from the coding sequence ATGACCGAGATGGCCGACGTCGTCGCCGCGGCAGTGCTCGGCGTGCCAGGTGTGGCGGAGCTCAACGCGGGCATGTTCGGTGAGGTGGGCACCTACCTCCCCGGACGCCGCGTGGCGGGCATACGCCTCGGCGACGACGTCACCGAAGTGCACGTGTCCCTGGTCTTCGGCGCCCCCGTCCGCGAGACGGCCGCCCGCATCCGCGAGGTGGTCGGCACCATCACCAAGGGCCCCGTCGACGTCACCGTCGAGGACGTCGTCGCACCGACGGCACCATGA
- a CDS encoding SDR family NAD(P)-dependent oxidoreductase produces the protein MARIFITGSTDGLGSMAARLLADGGHEVMLHARTAERADEARAALPANDGVAIGDVSSLEEMRSVAEQAADSGPFDAVIHNVGLGFQATERISTVDGLAQTFAVNVLAPYVITASMPQPSRLIYLSSKLHRRGEFDLDDPQWTRRPWDGNQAYADSKLLDVMLAFGIARRWPDVLVNSVEPGWVPTKLGGADASDDLEAGPVTQAWLAVSNDPAATVTGQHFFHQELADVHPEVRSVEKQDALLDYCARLADVKLA, from the coding sequence ATGGCTCGCATCTTCATCACCGGATCGACCGACGGGTTGGGGTCGATGGCAGCACGACTGCTCGCCGACGGCGGGCACGAGGTCATGCTGCATGCGCGCACCGCCGAACGGGCCGACGAGGCGCGGGCGGCGCTGCCGGCCAACGACGGCGTGGCGATCGGCGACGTCTCGTCGCTCGAGGAGATGCGCTCCGTCGCCGAGCAGGCCGCCGACTCGGGGCCCTTCGACGCGGTCATCCACAACGTCGGACTCGGATTTCAAGCCACCGAGCGCATCTCCACCGTGGACGGCCTCGCCCAGACCTTCGCCGTCAACGTCCTGGCGCCCTACGTCATCACCGCATCGATGCCCCAGCCCAGCCGATTGATCTACCTCAGTTCGAAGTTGCACCGACGGGGCGAGTTCGATCTCGACGACCCCCAGTGGACGCGCCGCCCCTGGGACGGCAATCAGGCGTACGCCGACAGCAAGCTGCTGGACGTGATGCTGGCGTTCGGCATCGCGCGCCGGTGGCCGGACGTCTTGGTCAATTCCGTTGAGCCAGGCTGGGTTCCGACGAAGCTCGGGGGTGCGGACGCCTCCGACGACCTCGAGGCGGGCCCGGTGACCCAGGCGTGGTTGGCAGTCAGCAACGACCCGGCCGCGACGGTCACCGGGCAGCACTTCTTCCATCAGGAGCTCGCCGACGTACATCCCGAAGTCCGCTCAGTCGAGAAGCAGGACGCCTTGCTCGACTACTGCGCCCGGCTGGCGGACGTGAAATTGGCTTAG
- a CDS encoding Asp23/Gls24 family envelope stress response protein encodes MTRLATTVDRLAAAVFGLALIAVGVGVLVWNTHLIPHVPHAITAPGLVSATNTEWWPWAVAGVGLVLALVGLRWLFAHTPKARVKALPLPPTAAGTISVDLGQVADAAATALQHDTNSHGAKGKAVIDRGSRTIDLAVTAYSPATVPALVAAVDEVGGQVTEMLGDARVAVRTTVHVDKHGRRDRVS; translated from the coding sequence ATGACCCGCCTGGCCACCACCGTCGATCGGCTCGCCGCGGCGGTGTTCGGACTCGCCCTGATCGCCGTCGGAGTCGGCGTGCTGGTGTGGAACACCCACCTGATTCCCCATGTACCCCATGCGATTACCGCCCCCGGGCTGGTGTCGGCCACGAACACCGAGTGGTGGCCGTGGGCCGTCGCCGGCGTCGGCCTGGTGCTCGCCCTCGTCGGCCTGCGCTGGCTGTTCGCCCACACGCCCAAGGCGCGCGTGAAGGCGCTGCCGCTGCCCCCGACGGCCGCGGGCACGATCAGCGTCGACCTGGGTCAGGTCGCCGACGCCGCGGCAACGGCCCTGCAGCACGACACGAATAGTCACGGCGCCAAGGGCAAGGCCGTGATCGACCGCGGCTCCCGCACGATCGACCTCGCGGTCACCGCGTACTCGCCGGCGACGGTCCCCGCGTTGGTCGCCGCGGTGGACGAGGTCGGCGGTCAGGTCACCGAGATGCTCGGGGACGCTCGCGTGGCGGTGCGCACGACCGTGCACGTGGACAAGCACGGCCGACGGGACCGGGTCTCGTGA
- a CDS encoding three-Cys-motif partner protein TcmP, with translation MSPNPRPWSYWTRNKLEILVGYLPAFTKAVRGKSPECIYLDLMAGQPKNVERHTGAEFDGSPVIAMNVLPPFSRLRFGELNSARARALEWHLRETFPGDTRYEVVQGDCNATIDATLARLADVAWAPMFAFVDQQAAEVHWETIRKLAAFRQDRRHGRKAEIWILMSPTMILKGVRGTNNAAFQRRVDRLYGGSEWRQIQRAFDGRTIIASDYRRQMVNLMRWKFEHELGYAVTHRIPMQMHDKVEIYDMVFATDHDAGDRIMRHLYNQAALREPEMMRQAKEAKSGQFSLFDDDGGVEDASAGQRLWRPEPCWDPTGADWWSYEDYLDENL, from the coding sequence ATCAGTCCGAATCCGCGCCCGTGGTCCTACTGGACACGGAACAAACTGGAGATTCTCGTCGGCTATCTGCCGGCCTTCACGAAGGCGGTCCGCGGTAAGTCGCCAGAGTGCATCTACCTGGACCTGATGGCTGGCCAACCAAAGAACGTCGAGCGTCATACCGGCGCTGAGTTCGACGGCTCACCCGTCATCGCCATGAATGTGCTGCCGCCCTTCTCCCGGTTGCGCTTCGGCGAACTGAACTCCGCCCGCGCCCGCGCGCTGGAATGGCATCTGCGCGAGACGTTCCCCGGTGACACCCGATACGAGGTCGTGCAGGGTGACTGCAACGCCACCATCGACGCCACCCTCGCCCGTCTCGCCGATGTCGCCTGGGCACCGATGTTCGCATTCGTCGACCAGCAAGCCGCCGAGGTGCACTGGGAGACCATCCGCAAGTTGGCCGCCTTCCGCCAGGACCGCAGACACGGACGCAAGGCCGAGATCTGGATTCTGATGTCGCCCACCATGATCCTCAAGGGCGTGCGCGGCACGAACAACGCGGCTTTTCAACGGCGAGTGGACCGCCTGTATGGGGGCAGCGAGTGGCGCCAGATCCAGCGCGCCTTCGACGGGCGCACGATCATCGCAAGCGACTACCGCCGGCAGATGGTCAACCTGATGCGGTGGAAGTTCGAGCACGAACTCGGTTATGCCGTCACACATCGCATCCCGATGCAGATGCACGACAAAGTGGAAATCTACGACATGGTGTTCGCCACCGACCACGACGCGGGCGACCGCATCATGCGGCACCTCTACAACCAGGCCGCACTGCGCGAGCCCGAAATGATGCGCCAGGCCAAGGAAGCCAAATCGGGTCAGTTCTCGCTCTTCGATGACGACGGCGGCGTCGAGGATGCGAGTGCCGGCCAACGGTTGTGGAGACCTGAACCGTGCTGGGATCCGACGGGCGCCGACTGGTGGAGCTACGAGGACTACTTGGACGAGAACCTCTAG
- a CDS encoding PAS domain-containing protein, translating into MIERRSGARPTSTTGYLQQLPALVLLDRMLMPVIAVSENGELSYGNPAFATMMGHSDTAELTGQPITDLLVGRDGQSAQACAEALGSARGTLVEWRHAERYVVSTLVSDSMLMRSTDPLLLVSLHDVTEGLWTNPRHP; encoded by the coding sequence GTGATCGAACGACGCAGTGGCGCACGCCCCACCTCGACGACCGGGTACCTGCAGCAGCTGCCCGCGCTGGTGCTGCTGGACCGCATGCTGATGCCGGTCATCGCGGTGAGCGAGAACGGTGAATTGTCCTACGGCAACCCGGCATTCGCGACGATGATGGGCCACTCGGACACCGCCGAACTGACCGGTCAGCCCATCACCGACCTCCTGGTGGGGCGCGACGGCCAGTCTGCGCAAGCGTGTGCCGAGGCCCTCGGTTCGGCGCGTGGCACGCTCGTCGAGTGGCGCCACGCCGAGCGCTACGTGGTCAGCACCCTGGTGTCGGACTCGATGCTGATGCGCTCGACCGATCCGCTGCTCCTCGTCAGCCTGCACGACGTGACCGAGGGGCTCTGGACCAACCCCCGCCACCCGTGA
- a CDS encoding LysR family transcriptional regulator, with translation MDLDMRKVRYFVALAEELNYRAAAERLHLAQPVLSRQIQSLERELGVRLFLRDSTGTRLTPAGEQLLKDAVPLLTDARGLQRRVAAAAQSTRSLTVGFMPGLTITFATRALSKAHPDVSVEVLRTDWTDQVTVLHDGRADVGFVRMPIDLTGLSTLSVWHEPHVAVVAAAHPVAGRDTVGIAELAADDLLQDPDTVPEWKAVRVDAEYRAPSPPARSVEEKLEWVASGRGFSVLPQSVADYYRRSDIAAVALNDVAFNEVRLAWLRDRRSPVLDSFVDVVRQHLPLEESEARFSA, from the coding sequence ATGGATCTCGACATGCGCAAGGTGCGGTATTTCGTCGCTCTCGCCGAAGAGCTGAACTACCGCGCCGCGGCCGAACGTCTGCATCTCGCCCAACCCGTCCTCAGCCGGCAGATCCAGAGCCTGGAACGCGAACTGGGCGTGCGGCTCTTCCTGCGGGACAGCACCGGAACCCGGCTGACACCCGCCGGTGAGCAGTTGCTGAAGGATGCGGTGCCGCTGTTGACGGACGCCCGCGGACTGCAGCGCCGGGTGGCCGCGGCGGCGCAGAGCACCCGCAGCCTCACCGTCGGGTTCATGCCCGGCCTGACGATCACCTTCGCGACCCGGGCCCTGTCGAAGGCCCATCCCGACGTGTCGGTCGAGGTGTTGCGCACCGACTGGACCGACCAGGTCACCGTGCTCCACGATGGCCGCGCGGACGTCGGGTTCGTCCGGATGCCCATCGATCTGACCGGGTTGTCGACCCTGAGCGTCTGGCACGAGCCGCACGTCGCGGTCGTGGCCGCAGCGCACCCGGTGGCCGGCCGGGACACCGTCGGCATCGCCGAACTCGCCGCCGACGATCTGCTGCAGGATCCCGACACCGTTCCGGAGTGGAAGGCCGTCCGCGTCGATGCCGAGTACCGCGCCCCGTCGCCGCCCGCGCGCAGTGTCGAGGAGAAGCTGGAATGGGTGGCCAGCGGTCGAGGTTTCAGCGTGCTGCCCCAGTCCGTCGCCGACTACTACCGGCGCTCCGACATCGCCGCGGTGGCGCTGAACGACGTGGCGTTCAACGAGGTGCGGCTGGCGTGGCTGCGTGACCGCCGTTCCCCGGTGCTCGACTCGTTCGTCGACGTGGTCCGCCAACACCTGCCGTTGGAGGAGTCCGAGGCGCGGTTCTCGGCGTAG
- a CDS encoding DUF6286 domain-containing protein: MTASVEQAKTPTPTPIAGKVPVAAPAAGYVGTLIAVLLLGLGAVGLRDGAVAAGWLDGREWTKNAVGWIDGLTFAVWMIPVGVVAIVVGLWWLYAAVRPRRRTAIPVNARSSVWIAPADVARLATAAAESVAGVLDARSSATLRKVTVTARTTTDGGDADVESAIADAVRTATAILADPVKIRIRTRTGDA; encoded by the coding sequence ATGACCGCCTCGGTCGAGCAGGCCAAGACGCCTACGCCGACCCCCATCGCGGGCAAGGTCCCGGTGGCCGCCCCCGCCGCGGGCTACGTCGGCACGCTGATCGCCGTGCTCCTGCTGGGGCTCGGGGCGGTCGGCCTGCGCGACGGCGCCGTGGCCGCGGGATGGCTCGACGGTCGCGAATGGACCAAGAACGCCGTCGGCTGGATCGACGGACTGACGTTCGCCGTGTGGATGATTCCCGTCGGCGTCGTGGCGATCGTGGTCGGTCTCTGGTGGCTGTACGCCGCCGTGCGACCCCGTCGCCGGACGGCCATCCCGGTGAACGCGCGCAGCAGCGTGTGGATCGCGCCCGCCGACGTCGCCCGGCTGGCCACGGCCGCAGCCGAGTCGGTCGCGGGCGTGCTCGACGCCCGGTCGTCGGCGACGCTGCGCAAGGTCACCGTCACCGCGCGCACGACGACCGACGGCGGGGACGCCGACGTGGAGTCCGCCATCGCCGACGCCGTGCGGACGGCCACCGCGATCCTGGCCGACCCCGTCAAGATCCGCATTCGCACTCGAACAGGAGACGCTTAG
- a CDS encoding Asp23/Gls24 family envelope stress response protein has translation MASEPSTDPGERGSLVVRDKVAQRVAMHAALTTPGVQPHAAGLDKLTGRDLPRARVVVSATRVRAHLSVAVTWPQPVAAVAKAVQDNVTRALTDSAGFEVDGVDVAIEAVVVDSDDHSRRVS, from the coding sequence GTGGCTAGCGAACCGAGCACCGACCCGGGTGAGCGGGGCTCGCTGGTCGTGCGGGACAAGGTCGCCCAGCGCGTGGCGATGCACGCCGCACTGACGACCCCCGGCGTCCAGCCGCACGCGGCCGGACTCGACAAGCTCACCGGCCGTGACCTGCCGCGGGCCCGGGTCGTCGTCTCGGCCACCCGCGTCCGCGCTCACCTCAGCGTCGCCGTGACCTGGCCGCAGCCCGTGGCCGCGGTCGCGAAGGCCGTGCAGGACAACGTAACTCGAGCCCTGACCGATTCCGCCGGTTTCGAGGTCGACGGCGTCGACGTCGCCATCGAAGCCGTCGTCGTGGACTCCGACGACCACTCCAGGAGGGTGTCATGA
- a CDS encoding catalase family peroxidase yields the protein MHPSSQHHANGGGALSNDAEPRDTSSPTINRRHALVGLAAATGVAAVGGAGVAEASGWFDTQRLTSSRFTDRFEQLYGRHDGFRRNHAKGLAATGTFASSGAGAEVSKAAILGRGTVPVVARFSMSGSVPDAADQPGTVRGLGILFEHPDGDQWRTAMVNLPVFPDSTPQGFYDRLLASVPDPATGKPVPSAMSAFLAKHPETVAAMAAIRASPPSTGFADSTFRGLNAFLATNAAGATVPIRWAAVPVDPIASAPLPTGPPDALFDALIERVERGPVSWRLLLTVAQPGDPTHDATLAWPAPRRTIDAGLITIDAVATEAPGNARDVNFDPLILPAGLGASDDPLPRARSAVYARSFERRSREPKSPSRVDVAEVNHGH from the coding sequence ATGCACCCATCGAGTCAGCACCACGCGAATGGAGGCGGGGCCTTGTCGAACGACGCCGAACCGAGGGACACCTCGAGTCCGACCATCAACCGTCGGCACGCGCTCGTCGGGCTGGCCGCCGCCACGGGCGTGGCGGCGGTCGGCGGGGCGGGCGTCGCCGAGGCATCGGGTTGGTTCGACACGCAGCGGCTGACGTCGTCGCGGTTCACCGACAGGTTCGAGCAGCTCTACGGCAGGCACGACGGGTTCCGCCGCAATCACGCGAAGGGTCTCGCCGCCACCGGCACCTTCGCGAGCAGCGGCGCGGGCGCGGAGGTGTCGAAGGCCGCGATCCTCGGTCGCGGCACCGTCCCCGTGGTCGCCCGCTTCTCGATGTCGGGCAGCGTGCCCGACGCCGCGGATCAGCCGGGCACCGTCCGCGGGCTGGGCATCCTGTTCGAGCATCCGGACGGCGACCAGTGGCGGACCGCGATGGTCAACCTGCCGGTGTTCCCCGACAGCACGCCGCAGGGCTTCTACGACCGCCTCCTCGCATCCGTGCCCGACCCCGCGACCGGCAAGCCCGTCCCGTCGGCGATGTCGGCGTTCCTCGCCAAGCATCCGGAGACGGTGGCCGCGATGGCGGCGATCAGGGCCTCCCCGCCCAGCACCGGCTTCGCCGACAGCACCTTCCGCGGGCTCAACGCCTTCCTCGCGACCAACGCCGCGGGAGCGACGGTGCCCATCCGGTGGGCCGCCGTGCCCGTCGACCCAATTGCCAGCGCGCCCTTGCCCACTGGCCCGCCCGATGCCCTGTTCGACGCGCTCATCGAACGGGTCGAGCGCGGGCCGGTCAGCTGGCGGCTGCTGCTGACGGTCGCGCAGCCCGGCGATCCGACCCACGACGCGACCCTGGCGTGGCCGGCGCCGCGGCGCACCATCGACGCCGGGCTCATCACGATCGACGCCGTCGCGACGGAGGCGCCAGGCAACGCCCGCGACGTGAACTTCGACCCGTTGATCCTGCCCGCCGGTCTCGGCGCATCGGACGATCCCTTGCCCCGCGCGCGGTCGGCCGTGTACGCCAGATCCTTCGAGCGACGCTCGCGAGAACCCAAGTCGCCCAGCCGCGTCGACGTCGCGGAGGTGAACCATGGTCACTGA
- a CDS encoding MFS transporter, with translation MRRPLSWPAVLCWLTVLLDGYDLVVLGAAIPTLLERHHLGMTASTATFAATFSLVGVAVGAALSGPFADRRGRRTTLLSSIALFSVATALLPTAGSLGVFDAYRFAAGLGLGACLPTALTVMAERVPPGRRALASTLTMTGYHTGAVLTSLLALRFVPRWEPLFFLGGAAGLLLLPLVWLRLPESAAFLDLRSEPREPLRAFMTRPRLVMTLGVWAGSFMGLLLVYGLNTWLPTLMRTAGYSMSSSLTLLLVLNAGAIVGLLVAGMVADRRGIKATVVVWFGVAAVLLATLSLTFTSSLVLDAVVFVTGVFVFSAQVLIYAYVTAAYPTDVRATALGLTASVGRLGAIFGPALTGLLVVAGSAHPWGFYFFAAVAVLGAAALAVVPRVPAAGSRRGIPLERRMSDE, from the coding sequence TTGAGAAGACCGTTGTCCTGGCCGGCCGTGTTGTGCTGGCTGACCGTCCTGCTCGACGGCTACGACCTCGTCGTGCTCGGCGCCGCCATCCCGACCCTGCTCGAACGGCACCATCTCGGGATGACCGCGAGCACCGCCACGTTCGCGGCCACGTTCTCCTTGGTCGGGGTGGCCGTCGGCGCGGCCCTGTCGGGCCCGTTCGCCGACCGGCGCGGTCGCCGCACGACGCTGCTGTCCTCCATCGCCCTGTTCTCCGTCGCGACGGCGCTGCTGCCGACGGCTGGTTCACTGGGCGTCTTCGACGCCTACCGATTCGCGGCGGGGCTCGGCCTGGGAGCCTGCCTGCCGACCGCGCTGACGGTGATGGCCGAGCGCGTTCCCCCGGGCCGGCGCGCCCTGGCCAGCACGCTCACCATGACCGGCTACCACACCGGGGCCGTGCTGACGTCGCTGCTGGCCCTGCGGTTCGTGCCGCGCTGGGAACCGCTGTTCTTCCTCGGCGGCGCGGCGGGTCTACTCCTGCTGCCCCTCGTCTGGCTCCGGCTGCCCGAGTCGGCCGCCTTCCTCGATCTGCGCTCCGAACCACGGGAACCGTTGCGCGCCTTCATGACTCGCCCTCGGTTGGTCATGACGCTCGGCGTGTGGGCCGGTTCGTTCATGGGACTGCTGCTCGTCTACGGGCTGAACACGTGGCTGCCGACGCTGATGCGCACCGCCGGGTATTCGATGTCCTCGTCACTCACCCTGCTGCTGGTGCTCAACGCCGGGGCGATCGTAGGACTGCTCGTCGCCGGGATGGTCGCCGACCGGCGCGGCATCAAGGCGACCGTCGTGGTCTGGTTCGGCGTGGCGGCGGTATTGCTCGCGACCCTCAGCCTGACGTTCACCAGCAGTCTCGTCCTGGACGCGGTCGTCTTCGTCACCGGCGTCTTCGTGTTCTCCGCTCAGGTGCTGATCTACGCCTACGTCACCGCGGCCTACCCCACCGACGTGCGAGCGACCGCGCTGGGATTGACGGCCTCGGTCGGGCGGCTCGGAGCGATCTTCGGGCCCGCCCTGACCGGGCTGCTCGTCGTCGCCGGATCGGCGCATCCCTGGGGCTTCTACTTCTTCGCGGCGGTCGCCGTGCTCGGCGCCGCGGCCCTGGCCGTCGTGCCACGCGTCCCCGCGGCGGGGTCTCGTCGGGGCATTCCGCTCGAGCGCCGAATGTCCGACGAGTAG
- a CDS encoding cytochrome b, with translation MVTETPVATQKFTLASRLLHWSMAAMVIGQFFLGVTMVTALVYYPLLLAIHRVLGIAILVFAVVRLVNRARHHPPPFLTTMSRTERRVATWSERLMYALLIVQPLVGWAMISATDSPVTLVGSLHLPGIAPSGLALYAVLRTAHTVLAYLLFATFTAHVCAVVFHTVGLRDGLLRRMT, from the coding sequence ATGGTCACTGAGACCCCCGTCGCGACGCAGAAGTTCACGCTGGCCTCGCGATTGCTGCACTGGTCGATGGCGGCCATGGTGATCGGGCAGTTCTTCCTCGGGGTGACCATGGTGACCGCGCTGGTCTACTACCCACTGCTGCTGGCCATTCACCGCGTGCTCGGCATCGCCATCCTGGTGTTCGCCGTGGTGCGGTTGGTCAATCGGGCCCGGCACCACCCGCCCCCGTTCCTGACGACGATGAGTCGCACGGAACGTCGGGTCGCCACGTGGTCCGAGCGATTGATGTACGCGCTGCTGATCGTGCAACCTCTGGTCGGCTGGGCCATGATCTCGGCGACCGACTCCCCGGTCACGCTGGTGGGTTCGCTGCACCTGCCGGGGATCGCGCCGTCCGGTCTGGCGCTCTACGCCGTGCTGCGGACCGCCCACACCGTGCTGGCCTACCTACTGTTCGCGACCTTCACCGCACACGTGTGCGCGGTGGTGTTCCACACCGTCGGTCTGCGCGACGGTCTGCTCCGTCGGATGACGTGA
- a CDS encoding glycosyltransferase family protein — translation MPVDLRQYRLVYVAPELGRTAVGDYGTAFADAVRPHFGEVVEVRTLGPGEEGVADVRRHRDTVRALVAGGPPGRVLVHSEIAAGGVGPFWATAGLADVPVTSTIHDPPQGVWMPARTRFIARSRLRTHAIHYPLRPVSRKLEGSVYGDRTLFALTHTGRRAITRTYPRADVHTAPYLIAERPEIKPVTQRPKAVGFFGLVYRGKGFEHIAAIRKQLPDDILIRVAGRGTQSLPRIDGVEILGPVDGPAEDAFFESVRAIVVPYCKRHFYAETYPASAVVAHSTAYRTPVVCTDYGALADLSESSGVLVVRGGHDHADPLPSLFASSIESLVNDHSHLAALGAASDQTRRRNGAAGTAAAFAAVWREMLGRGQEPLVEHAPQPEHRVRVLAGLRHT, via the coding sequence ATGCCGGTAGATCTGCGGCAGTATCGTCTCGTCTACGTGGCCCCCGAGTTGGGCCGCACCGCGGTGGGTGACTACGGCACCGCGTTCGCCGACGCCGTGCGACCGCACTTCGGCGAGGTCGTGGAGGTGCGCACCCTCGGCCCCGGCGAGGAGGGCGTCGCCGACGTGCGGCGGCACCGCGACACCGTGCGGGCGCTGGTGGCCGGCGGGCCCCCGGGGCGGGTCCTGGTGCACTCGGAGATCGCCGCCGGTGGCGTCGGGCCGTTCTGGGCGACGGCCGGGCTGGCGGACGTGCCCGTGACGTCGACGATCCACGACCCACCCCAGGGCGTGTGGATGCCGGCGCGAACCCGCTTCATCGCGAGGTCCCGGCTGCGGACCCACGCCATCCACTACCCGCTGCGCCCGGTGTCGCGGAAGCTCGAGGGTTCGGTGTACGGCGACCGGACGCTGTTCGCGCTGACCCACACCGGACGACGGGCGATCACGCGCACCTACCCGCGTGCCGACGTGCACACCGCGCCCTACCTGATCGCCGAACGGCCCGAGATCAAGCCCGTCACCCAGCGGCCCAAGGCCGTCGGCTTCTTCGGCTTGGTCTATCGCGGAAAGGGTTTCGAGCACATCGCGGCCATCCGCAAGCAGCTGCCCGACGACATCCTCATCCGCGTGGCCGGTCGCGGCACCCAGTCGCTGCCGCGCATCGACGGCGTCGAGATCCTCGGCCCCGTGGACGGTCCGGCCGAAGACGCGTTCTTCGAGTCGGTGCGCGCGATCGTGGTGCCCTACTGCAAGCGGCACTTCTACGCCGAGACCTATCCCGCCTCCGCGGTCGTGGCGCACTCGACCGCGTACCGCACGCCCGTCGTGTGCACCGACTACGGCGCGCTCGCCGACCTGAGCGAGTCCTCCGGTGTCCTGGTGGTCCGCGGCGGTCACGACCACGCCGACCCGCTGCCCTCGCTCTTCGCCTCGTCGATCGAGTCACTCGTCAACGACCACTCGCACCTGGCGGCACTGGGTGCGGCGTCGGATCAGACGCGGCGTCGCAACGGGGCCGCGGGGACCGCCGCGGCGTTCGCCGCCGTGTGGCGGGAGATGCTCGGCCGCGGCCAGGAGCCACTCGTCGAACACGCGCCGCAGCCCGAGCACCGCGTTCGCGTCCTGGCGGGCCTGCGCCACACGTGA